Proteins encoded by one window of Candidatus Melainabacteria bacterium:
- a CDS encoding NupC/NupG family nucleoside CNT transporter, with the protein MDKLIGLLGIAVIIGIAVLLSNNRKAIKWRPVVVGLAFNFIAALLILKVPITRQAFEAVGQGINKLLEFAVDGAAGIFGDKLARGEFIFAIRVGSSIILIAALSSLAYYLGIMQRIVKLLARGLMRTMGITGPEALSSVAAVFVGQVECQFLIKPYLKRLSSSELFTSIAAAMATISGSALVAYTALGMNPVWLLSASIMSIFAGIAIAKILCPETEQKALTGEVVLDIENKPVNAFDAIAHGAMDGAKIAVNVMVMVLVGIAMVAMINFLIAIPLHWFGVSWQIQDMLGVLLTPLAWLLGVPAHEAFHVARLMATEIFVNEFVAYGELSQVIHGHGAYVLSERTQLIATAALCGFANLGSIAINIGGLGAMAPDRRGEIAKIGLKCLVAANLATWITAATCGLFM; encoded by the coding sequence ATGGACAAACTCATCGGACTACTAGGCATCGCCGTCATCATCGGCATCGCCGTGCTTCTCTCCAACAACCGAAAAGCGATCAAGTGGCGCCCGGTTGTTGTTGGTCTCGCCTTCAACTTCATCGCCGCCCTGCTCATTCTCAAAGTGCCGATCACACGCCAGGCTTTCGAGGCGGTCGGACAGGGCATCAACAAGCTGCTCGAATTTGCTGTCGACGGCGCGGCGGGAATCTTCGGCGACAAGCTGGCCCGTGGCGAATTCATCTTCGCTATCAGGGTCGGCTCTTCGATCATTCTCATCGCCGCCCTCTCGTCACTGGCATACTACCTGGGCATCATGCAGCGCATCGTCAAGCTCCTCGCCCGAGGACTGATGCGCACCATGGGCATCACCGGACCGGAAGCGCTCTCAAGCGTTGCCGCGGTTTTCGTCGGTCAGGTGGAGTGTCAGTTTCTGATCAAGCCGTATCTGAAGCGGCTGAGCAGCTCTGAACTCTTCACATCGATCGCCGCTGCCATGGCGACTATTTCCGGATCGGCCCTGGTCGCTTACACGGCTCTGGGCATGAATCCGGTCTGGCTGCTGTCAGCCTCGATCATGTCGATATTCGCCGGCATCGCGATCGCCAAGATCCTCTGCCCGGAAACGGAGCAGAAGGCACTCACGGGCGAGGTGGTTCTCGACATCGAGAACAAACCTGTGAACGCCTTTGATGCCATCGCCCACGGTGCAATGGACGGTGCCAAAATCGCCGTCAACGTGATGGTGATGGTGCTGGTCGGTATCGCCATGGTGGCGATGATCAACTTCTTGATCGCCATTCCGCTGCACTGGTTCGGTGTCAGCTGGCAGATCCAGGACATGCTCGGCGTGTTGCTCACACCGCTGGCCTGGCTGCTCGGCGTGCCCGCGCACGAGGCCTTCCACGTGGCACGCCTGATGGCTACCGAAATCTTCGTCAACGAGTTCGTCGCTTACGGAGAGCTCAGCCAGGTCATCCACGGACACGGCGCCTACGTCTTGAGCGAACGCACACAGCTGATTGCGACGGCAGCGCTGTGCGGCTTTGCCAACCTCGGCTCGATCGCCATCAACATCGGCGGTCTGGGCGCGATGGCTCCCGACAGACGCGGTGAAATCGCCAAGATCGGCTTGAAGTGCCTGGTCGCGGCGAATCTGGCCACATGGATCACAGCCGCTACCTGCGGACTTTTCATGTAG
- a CDS encoding DUF4870 domain-containing protein translates to MSATNLSNTTGEERTLAVICHLVSLLATSILCNIFVPLVIMLISDSPFVKDQAKEVLNFQINLVFWAIVSALLCFFIIGIPMLIAVGVLGFILPIIAAITAGGGTAYRYPLTIRIIR, encoded by the coding sequence ATGTCTGCAACCAATCTCAGCAACACCACCGGCGAGGAGCGAACCCTGGCTGTCATCTGCCATCTGGTCTCGCTTCTGGCCACCTCCATCCTCTGCAACATCTTCGTGCCGCTGGTCATCATGCTCATCTCGGACTCGCCCTTCGTCAAGGACCAGGCCAAAGAGGTGCTCAACTTCCAGATCAACCTGGTCTTCTGGGCGATCGTTTCGGCGCTGCTGTGCTTCTTCATCATCGGCATTCCCATGCTCATCGCGGTCGGCGTTCTGGGCTTCATTCTGCCCATCATCGCCGCCATCACTGCCGGCGGTGGCACGGCCTATCGCTATCCGCTCACCATCCGGATCATCCGATGA
- a CDS encoding tetratricopeptide repeat protein codes for MTNPNIPETSYASRVAALLDSATSEWRKKDYIAAERICREALALAAEHIGKDSRAYGYCLEDLGTILTAMNSLDQAREVLGEALCVMEKALGSRAPEVERIFGRLHDLYY; via the coding sequence ATGACGAATCCGAACATCCCTGAGACCAGCTACGCTTCCCGCGTCGCTGCCCTTCTCGACAGTGCCACGAGCGAATGGCGGAAGAAGGACTACATCGCCGCTGAACGCATCTGTCGTGAAGCGCTGGCGCTCGCCGCTGAGCACATCGGCAAAGACAGCCGTGCTTACGGCTACTGCCTGGAAGACCTCGGCACCATCCTGACGGCCATGAACAGCCTCGACCAGGCGCGTGAAGTGCTGGGCGAGGCGCTGTGCGTCATGGAGAAGGCACTCGGTTCGCGAGCGCCTGAAGTCGAGCGCATCTTCGGTCGTTTGCACGACCTCTACTACTGA
- a CDS encoding sulfite exporter TauE/SafE family protein: MDSNTWLPFAATIAGAIASITGFGIGSLLTPLMAFELGTKLAVSAITIPHLAATGLRCFVLRKFIDKGVLLTFGVTSALGGFAGALLHSLAHPQWLTVFFGLLLAAVGAMGLTGFDSKLRIGRKRAGLAGALSGGLGGMVGNQGGLRSAAMLAFDVPKESFVATSTAIGVMVDLARLPVYIATESGELWAIWPKIAIATVGTLAGTLIGMRLLEKISEKVFKKVVSGVIFLLGLSVLIRGSVT; the protein is encoded by the coding sequence ATGGATTCTAATACCTGGTTACCATTTGCTGCCACCATCGCTGGTGCAATCGCCTCAATTACAGGCTTTGGCATAGGCAGCCTTCTAACGCCACTGATGGCCTTCGAACTGGGCACAAAACTAGCGGTCTCGGCAATCACGATTCCACACCTTGCTGCTACGGGTCTGCGCTGCTTCGTACTGCGCAAATTCATCGACAAAGGGGTGCTCCTCACCTTCGGCGTCACAAGCGCTCTGGGCGGGTTCGCAGGCGCCCTCCTGCACTCACTGGCCCATCCGCAGTGGCTGACGGTTTTCTTCGGATTGCTGCTTGCGGCAGTGGGCGCCATGGGACTGACCGGTTTCGATTCGAAGCTGCGCATCGGACGCAAGCGAGCTGGATTAGCCGGAGCCCTCTCAGGCGGGCTGGGTGGCATGGTGGGCAATCAGGGCGGCTTGAGAAGCGCCGCCATGCTCGCTTTCGACGTTCCCAAGGAATCATTCGTGGCCACATCAACGGCAATAGGTGTGATGGTTGACCTGGCCAGGCTGCCTGTATACATAGCCACAGAGTCAGGAGAGTTGTGGGCGATCTGGCCGAAAATTGCCATCGCCACAGTCGGCACACTTGCGGGCACACTGATTGGCATGCGTCTGCTTGAAAAAATCAGCGAAAAAGTTTTCAAAAAAGTGGTCTCCGGGGTGATTTTCCTGCTCGGACTATCGGTATTAATCAGGGGCTCAGTCACATAG
- the msrA gene encoding peptide-methionine (S)-S-oxide reductase — MQKAIFGAGCFWGVEAAFRQIPGVKATSVGYSGGTTENPNYKDVCTGRTGHAEVCQVEFDPAQVSYEQLLNAFWNMHDPTTVNRQGPDIGTQYRSAIFYLTPEQKEIATKSKETANQSGKFKHPIATEITAASAYWPAEEYHQRYLEKTGQATCHLA, encoded by the coding sequence ATGCAGAAAGCTATTTTTGGTGCAGGTTGTTTTTGGGGAGTAGAAGCGGCATTTCGTCAGATTCCCGGCGTCAAGGCAACATCTGTCGGCTACTCTGGCGGCACAACCGAAAATCCGAACTACAAAGACGTGTGCACCGGACGCACCGGACATGCTGAAGTTTGCCAGGTCGAATTCGACCCGGCCCAGGTCTCGTATGAACAGCTTTTGAATGCATTCTGGAACATGCATGACCCCACTACCGTAAACAGACAGGGTCCAGACATCGGCACTCAGTACAGATCTGCCATCTTCTACTTAACGCCTGAGCAGAAAGAGATCGCGACAAAATCAAAAGAAACAGCCAATCAAAGCGGAAAATTCAAACATCCCATCGCCACTGAAATCACCGCCGCCAGTGCCTACTGGCCGGCTGAAGAGTATCATCAACGCTATCTGGAGAAGACAGGTCAAGCCACTTGCCACCTGGCTTAA
- a CDS encoding PLP-dependent aminotransferase family protein has protein sequence MVDIPIVLDSSSEKPIYVQLYEALRRAISDGQLKAGETFPSTRDLSRKLGVSRHTVLKATELLVGHGYLESNNQTLRVIRSEDHQAQFQSEPRPVAALPPDAVSRFARRVVEQPAPNLSAELNYGASPFEELPVDQWRKILLKHLRDGFNPIEFEVVGDRLGYMPLREAIAAYLNRFRSLRCHPENVVIFAGPSSALDFVTRMMVDPGDTVILENPGFQVARRAFSAAGASIAPADVDAEGVVVEKLYDIAQEPKLIYVTPAHQDPTGAVLSMERRKALVEWSKRTGGFIVEDGFDSEYWYKMRPLPAIQGVDDNDCVVYLSSFWRALFPVSRVAFAIFPERWMPVVRELKSLLEREVPVLEQKVIADFLLEGYMERHLRKSHRLYAHRRQEMIIALTKQFGSRVSMAKESSGMNLLIELNLDNSEEEILDAARQSNLPLVSTREYYIVNPLPRQFLIPFAHIDETQILPITKAFATALLPQTV, from the coding sequence ATGGTCGACATTCCAATCGTTCTTGACTCCTCCTCCGAAAAGCCTATTTATGTGCAGTTGTACGAAGCACTGCGCCGCGCTATTTCCGATGGTCAGCTGAAAGCAGGGGAGACTTTTCCGTCGACCAGAGACCTCTCTCGTAAGCTTGGTGTGTCTCGCCACACTGTGCTCAAGGCGACCGAGCTTTTGGTCGGTCACGGTTACCTCGAATCGAACAATCAGACGCTGCGTGTCATTCGCAGCGAAGATCATCAGGCTCAATTTCAGTCGGAACCGCGCCCGGTTGCTGCGCTGCCACCAGATGCAGTGTCGCGTTTCGCTCGTCGCGTGGTTGAGCAACCTGCACCCAACCTTTCTGCCGAGCTCAATTACGGAGCCTCGCCATTTGAAGAGCTGCCGGTCGATCAGTGGCGGAAAATACTGCTCAAACACTTGCGAGACGGCTTTAACCCGATTGAGTTTGAAGTAGTCGGAGATCGCCTTGGTTACATGCCGCTGCGTGAAGCGATTGCTGCTTATTTGAATCGATTTCGCTCTTTGCGCTGTCATCCGGAAAATGTGGTGATTTTTGCAGGACCTTCGTCGGCGCTCGATTTTGTTACACGCATGATGGTCGACCCCGGTGACACTGTGATTCTGGAAAATCCTGGATTTCAGGTGGCTCGTCGCGCCTTTTCGGCAGCCGGAGCTTCGATAGCACCTGCCGATGTTGACGCTGAGGGTGTTGTCGTTGAGAAGCTTTATGACATTGCTCAAGAGCCGAAGTTGATCTATGTCACACCCGCTCATCAAGATCCGACAGGGGCGGTGTTATCTATGGAACGGCGTAAGGCGCTCGTAGAGTGGTCCAAACGCACTGGCGGTTTCATTGTGGAAGATGGATTCGACAGTGAATACTGGTATAAAATGCGCCCGCTTCCAGCCATTCAAGGTGTCGACGACAACGACTGTGTTGTCTACCTCTCTTCTTTCTGGCGCGCTTTGTTCCCTGTTTCGCGCGTTGCCTTCGCCATCTTCCCCGAGCGTTGGATGCCTGTAGTGCGCGAGTTGAAGAGTTTGCTCGAGCGTGAGGTGCCCGTGCTCGAGCAGAAAGTGATTGCTGATTTCTTGCTTGAAGGTTACATGGAGAGGCATTTACGCAAGAGTCATCGACTTTACGCTCATCGTCGTCAGGAGATGATTATCGCTTTGACGAAGCAGTTCGGCAGCCGCGTTTCAATGGCGAAAGAGAGCAGCGGCATGAACCTGCTCATCGAACTCAATCTCGATAATAGCGAGGAAGAAATCCTGGACGCCGCGCGTCAATCAAATCTGCCGCTTGTATCGACACGCGAGTATTACATCGTCAACCCACTGCCCAGGCAGTTTTTGATTCCTTTCGCTCATATCGACGAGACGCAGATTCTTCCTATCACAAAAGCTTTTGCAACAGCTCTTTTGCCTCAAACTGTTTAA
- the glsA gene encoding glutaminase A: MAEGRSVLFEAFKKGTKVPRAALLEVFRDSGIQDDDARYRPLLKRLLAGPEDLSEDDFQALQELSPALFEQVLSGQLAIPQFNDFCRDLEDIFDKVSQEKGGKLADYIPQLQRVDPEKYAVAVCSIDGQRASFGDADESFCVQSCSKPITYCLALEEHGEEEVHRYVGAEPSGKTFNELTLNAKGLPHNPMINAGAIMCGALIKAGSESADRFDYVIGKWREFAGGMKIGFDNAVYLSERQTADRNFALGYFMREKKAFPPESNLLDCLDFYFQCCSIEASTRALSVIAATLANGGNCPLTGVQVIRADHVKHCLSLMSSCGMYDFSGQFAFQVGIPAKSGVSGAILLVVPNVAGFAVWSPRLDELGNSVRGVEFCRRLVSRFKFHTFDSMVGLTDDRVDPRKNLYASRFGGITALCWAAYGDDVAEMRRLVALGVDPESHDYDRRTALHIAASEGKLKALRYLLALGVNINPVDRWGKTPLDDAETQAHQGAVSMLSEHGGKRQSGLTKKI; the protein is encoded by the coding sequence ATGGCAGAAGGTCGTTCAGTGTTGTTCGAGGCATTCAAGAAAGGCACTAAGGTGCCGCGAGCAGCGCTTCTCGAAGTTTTTCGCGACAGCGGTATCCAGGATGACGACGCTCGTTACCGACCTCTTTTGAAGCGCCTGCTCGCCGGTCCGGAGGATCTTTCTGAAGATGACTTTCAGGCTCTGCAAGAGCTTTCGCCGGCTCTGTTCGAGCAGGTCTTGTCAGGACAGTTGGCGATTCCGCAGTTTAACGACTTCTGCCGCGATCTGGAGGACATATTCGATAAAGTCAGTCAGGAAAAGGGTGGCAAGCTGGCCGATTACATTCCACAACTGCAACGAGTCGACCCAGAAAAGTATGCCGTTGCAGTCTGCTCGATCGACGGACAGAGAGCCTCTTTCGGCGATGCCGATGAGTCGTTCTGCGTGCAGTCATGCTCCAAGCCGATTACTTATTGCCTGGCTCTTGAAGAGCATGGCGAAGAAGAGGTGCATCGATATGTCGGCGCTGAGCCTAGCGGCAAAACGTTCAACGAGCTGACGCTTAACGCCAAAGGCTTGCCTCATAATCCCATGATCAATGCCGGTGCCATCATGTGTGGTGCTTTAATCAAAGCCGGAAGCGAGTCTGCCGATCGATTCGATTACGTGATCGGCAAATGGCGAGAGTTTGCCGGGGGAATGAAAATCGGTTTTGACAATGCCGTTTACCTCTCCGAGCGTCAAACTGCAGATCGCAACTTCGCGCTCGGTTACTTTATGCGTGAGAAAAAGGCATTCCCTCCGGAGTCAAACTTGCTCGATTGTCTGGATTTTTATTTCCAGTGTTGCTCGATTGAAGCGAGCACAAGAGCGCTCTCCGTCATTGCCGCAACACTGGCAAATGGCGGCAACTGCCCGCTCACCGGCGTGCAGGTGATTCGCGCAGACCATGTCAAACACTGTCTTTCACTGATGTCTTCCTGTGGAATGTACGATTTTTCCGGGCAATTTGCCTTTCAGGTAGGAATTCCAGCCAAAAGCGGTGTTTCTGGCGCGATACTGTTGGTGGTGCCAAATGTGGCCGGCTTTGCCGTCTGGTCGCCACGCCTGGATGAACTCGGCAACAGTGTTCGCGGCGTCGAGTTTTGTCGTCGGCTTGTTTCCCGTTTCAAGTTTCACACCTTCGACAGTATGGTCGGGCTTACCGATGATCGTGTCGACCCGCGGAAGAATTTGTACGCCTCTCGATTTGGCGGTATAACGGCGCTGTGCTGGGCTGCATACGGAGACGATGTGGCTGAAATGCGCCGCCTCGTCGCCCTCGGTGTAGACCCTGAGTCTCATGACTACGACCGGCGGACGGCGCTTCACATCGCCGCCAGTGAAGGGAAGTTGAAAGCTCTGCGTTATCTTCTTGCGCTGGGAGTGAATATCAATCCGGTCGACCGCTGGGGCAAGACACCTCTCGATGACGCTGAAACGCAGGCGCATCAGGGGGCTGTTTCCATGCTTTCAGAGCACGGCGGCAAGCGCCAGTCCGGTCTGACAAAGAAAATCTAG
- a CDS encoding FAD-dependent oxidoreductase, with product MSFVLVIGAGVAGLAAARELTGAGRKVLLLEARDRVGGRILSHHDANVALPIELGAEFVHGMPPAVMQLLDRHQILPVEVPDEQLYLDSSRALIDTERFNQMLENVLEAMPGPEAAADQCFARWLKNTQFSSQARRIATAYVEGFNAADGEKIGVHALVGSAQAAAKIQGNRQFRLTQPYRLLAQALLNECDQELLELQLNAVVSEITWSPGKVLCRLSEGALIECEQVLITLPLAVLQNDAVKFSPPLNEKHGCLAKLAMGHTQRLVVVCRSLFWESVSIDGKSLKQLNFIDDDEGPFRTWWTPYPIRAPIIVGWNSGPDVIKSASQAELSEIALHRLAAIFGMSLDDVKEQVIAVHYHDWSADPFSRGAYSYSLAGGADAPRQLASPVEKTLYFAGEATDFEGNSGYVHGAIASGIRAAQEILQS from the coding sequence ATGAGCTTTGTTCTTGTCATTGGCGCAGGTGTCGCAGGCCTGGCTGCTGCTAGAGAATTGACTGGCGCTGGTAGAAAAGTGCTTCTTCTCGAGGCAAGAGATCGCGTGGGTGGGAGAATTCTCTCGCATCATGACGCCAATGTGGCTCTGCCTATCGAGCTAGGAGCGGAATTTGTGCATGGTATGCCACCGGCGGTCATGCAGCTTCTGGATCGGCACCAGATATTGCCCGTGGAAGTACCCGACGAACAGCTATATCTAGACTCAAGCCGCGCTTTGATCGATACAGAGAGATTCAATCAGATGCTCGAGAACGTGCTCGAGGCAATGCCTGGTCCTGAAGCAGCTGCAGATCAGTGCTTTGCTCGATGGCTGAAAAACACGCAATTCTCCAGTCAAGCCAGGCGCATTGCAACTGCTTACGTGGAGGGATTCAATGCCGCAGACGGTGAAAAAATCGGCGTTCACGCTCTGGTCGGAAGCGCGCAGGCTGCTGCTAAGATTCAGGGCAATAGACAGTTTCGCCTGACTCAGCCCTATCGCTTGCTCGCTCAGGCTCTGCTCAATGAGTGCGATCAGGAACTGCTGGAGCTACAGTTGAATGCTGTGGTTAGTGAGATTACATGGTCGCCTGGAAAAGTGCTTTGCAGGCTTTCAGAGGGCGCTCTCATTGAGTGTGAGCAGGTGCTTATCACCTTGCCTCTGGCGGTACTTCAAAATGACGCAGTCAAGTTCTCTCCGCCTCTAAACGAAAAGCACGGTTGCCTGGCAAAACTGGCTATGGGGCACACGCAGCGGCTTGTCGTCGTTTGCCGGAGTTTATTCTGGGAGTCTGTCTCGATTGACGGTAAGAGTCTCAAGCAGCTCAACTTCATCGATGACGACGAGGGACCGTTTCGCACCTGGTGGACTCCATATCCGATTCGGGCGCCGATTATCGTTGGCTGGAATTCGGGTCCCGATGTCATTAAATCTGCTTCGCAGGCCGAACTGTCTGAAATTGCTCTGCATCGGCTGGCGGCTATCTTCGGCATGTCGTTAGATGACGTGAAAGAGCAGGTGATCGCCGTCCACTATCATGATTGGTCCGCCGATCCTTTCTCTCGGGGCGCTTACTCTTACAGCCTCGCTGGTGGTGCGGACGCACCCAGGCAGCTCGCTTCGCCAGTTGAGAAAACGCTTTACTTTGCTGGAGAGGCGACCGACTTTGAAGGCAATTCCGGATATGTCCACGGAGCCATTGCATCTGGTATCAGGGCGGCTCAGGAGATTCTTCAGTCCTGA
- a CDS encoding ArsR family transcriptional regulator: MPYRAVVSAELAKLFGVLSHPIRIRIIEELKREDLAVSTLRDMLGITHSAVSQQLAVLRSHHLVIEMRQGRNVFYHLRKPELANWIMDGVGFISPDASEIEQMMSAIQNAKSVWGDEKPAPKRKKRGA; the protein is encoded by the coding sequence ATGCCCTACAGAGCAGTCGTAAGTGCAGAACTAGCAAAACTTTTCGGCGTACTATCTCATCCGATTCGCATCCGAATTATCGAAGAGCTAAAGCGGGAAGACCTTGCCGTCAGCACACTCCGAGACATGTTAGGTATTACGCACTCAGCAGTCTCACAGCAACTGGCAGTGCTGCGCAGCCACCACCTTGTCATCGAGATGAGACAGGGAAGAAATGTTTTCTATCACCTGCGCAAGCCGGAGTTGGCTAACTGGATCATGGACGGCGTCGGTTTCATTTCGCCTGACGCTTCTGAAATTGAACAGATGATGTCAGCAATTCAAAACGCAAAATCTGTCTGGGGCGATGAGAAACCGGCACCGAAACGCAAGAAGCGCGGAGCCTGA
- a CDS encoding DUF2309 domain-containing protein has translation MNSTTALAATTLHDAIMQASDCLNSLYPISNFIACNALKGWEEIPFPEAMRKSATLFGSKGFLELAEYRAMYESGRIAPADLEEAFQKNKALSEIRPNNTPVTLTMAELFDRNSSSQLVEVINKQMMKWCAAYLDGTQAQWKVKNKQEESLYSFWKALAPHDHSMSCHGIKNWSRSVKALAENSQDALAELLDELDVQAENITPYLRRHFAQMPGYASHLKWRQTDNGEANILTDYLAIRLHYEKMLAEKNASRRYKSTDLAQVRLILETATRQTQSIGSDDQPDYSAVWQEAYELNYRNRLLASLNAEAKPTVDNACCQLVFCIDVRSEPIRRRLEEIGPYSTYGFAGFFGMAMRLTELGSALSVDLCPVLLKPNKAVDETSNDRNATKKINWQALKVSALQLKKQLKCNLAGAFGLVELAGLCSALPLMARTFMPVRANKLQQFIESKIAGHVESSLDLSSFSLSDKIALAEGAIRGIGLSHMSKVVVLCGHRSTSANNPFASALDCGACGGNGGSFSARLAAKILNDREVRAGLLSKRIHIPSSTVFIAAEHDTTTDQFTFYDVVTLSDDQENILSRLKEDLVIAGDSLRKARAKSLPASSMKPFNDPLNRACDWAQIAPEWGLAGNAAFIAAPRNLSQESDLDGRVFLHSYDYKQDEQGKVLELIMTAPLVVAQWINMQYYLSTVDNDKFGSGSKVVHNVVGDFGVMQGGQGDLRMGLPLQSLMTAEARVHEPMRLLAVIRAPLTAIDEVLDKHPEVRKLVVNRWIRLVGLDPESATFYEAEDSGKWNKIHYTSQTEGLTDTGNGAGNVGFTIDQTAMPLRRQEYCPRNEA, from the coding sequence ATGAACAGCACCACAGCCCTTGCGGCTACTACTCTCCATGATGCGATCATGCAGGCAAGCGACTGCCTAAACTCACTCTATCCGATCAGCAATTTCATAGCCTGTAATGCCCTGAAAGGATGGGAAGAAATCCCCTTCCCTGAGGCCATGCGGAAGTCAGCGACTCTGTTTGGTAGCAAGGGTTTCCTCGAACTGGCCGAATACCGGGCTATGTATGAATCGGGACGGATAGCGCCTGCCGATCTGGAGGAAGCTTTCCAGAAGAACAAAGCGCTCTCTGAAATCAGACCCAATAACACACCAGTCACATTGACGATGGCAGAACTTTTCGACAGGAACAGCTCCTCTCAACTGGTCGAAGTCATCAACAAACAAATGATGAAGTGGTGCGCTGCTTATCTGGACGGTACCCAGGCTCAGTGGAAAGTCAAAAACAAACAGGAAGAAAGTCTCTACAGTTTCTGGAAAGCGCTGGCACCACACGATCATTCAATGAGTTGCCACGGCATCAAGAACTGGTCACGTTCGGTCAAAGCGCTGGCGGAGAACTCGCAAGATGCTCTTGCTGAACTGTTAGACGAGCTCGATGTACAGGCAGAGAATATCACGCCTTACCTGCGTCGGCACTTCGCCCAGATGCCGGGCTACGCCAGCCACCTGAAGTGGCGCCAGACAGACAATGGCGAAGCCAACATACTGACGGACTATCTTGCGATCAGATTGCATTACGAAAAAATGCTGGCTGAAAAAAATGCTTCTCGCCGCTACAAAAGCACGGATCTAGCCCAGGTGCGCCTAATCCTCGAAACGGCGACAAGACAGACCCAGAGTATCGGCTCAGATGACCAGCCCGACTACAGTGCAGTCTGGCAAGAAGCCTACGAACTCAATTACCGCAACAGACTTCTCGCATCGCTAAACGCAGAAGCAAAGCCGACAGTAGATAATGCTTGCTGCCAGCTTGTTTTCTGCATCGATGTCAGATCTGAGCCGATACGTCGTCGCCTCGAGGAAATCGGTCCATACTCCACTTATGGCTTCGCTGGCTTCTTCGGAATGGCGATGCGCCTGACTGAGCTGGGCAGCGCCCTCTCGGTGGACCTGTGCCCGGTGCTGCTCAAGCCCAACAAAGCAGTAGACGAAACGAGCAACGATAGAAACGCCACTAAAAAAATCAACTGGCAAGCCCTGAAAGTCTCTGCGCTGCAACTGAAGAAACAGCTCAAGTGCAACCTCGCCGGTGCGTTCGGACTGGTGGAGCTGGCCGGGCTGTGCTCAGCCTTGCCTCTGATGGCGAGAACTTTCATGCCGGTGCGAGCCAACAAGCTTCAGCAATTCATCGAAAGTAAGATTGCAGGACATGTCGAAAGCAGCCTCGACCTCTCATCTTTCTCGCTTTCAGACAAAATCGCACTGGCTGAAGGCGCGATTCGCGGTATCGGCTTGAGCCATATGAGTAAAGTCGTGGTTTTGTGCGGGCACCGCAGCACATCCGCCAACAATCCCTTCGCCTCTGCACTAGATTGTGGCGCCTGTGGCGGCAACGGAGGAAGCTTCAGCGCCAGGCTGGCAGCCAAAATCCTCAATGACAGAGAAGTGCGGGCGGGTTTGCTCAGCAAGCGCATTCACATTCCTTCGTCCACCGTATTCATAGCAGCCGAACACGATACAACCACAGATCAATTCACGTTCTACGATGTCGTAACACTGTCGGACGATCAAGAAAACATACTTTCGAGGCTGAAAGAAGACCTGGTGATAGCGGGTGACTCACTGCGCAAGGCGCGTGCGAAATCACTGCCTGCAAGCAGCATGAAACCTTTCAACGACCCTCTTAATCGAGCCTGCGATTGGGCCCAGATTGCTCCAGAATGGGGACTGGCCGGCAACGCTGCTTTCATAGCCGCACCGCGCAACCTGTCACAGGAAAGCGATCTGGATGGTCGGGTCTTCTTGCATTCGTATGACTACAAACAAGATGAGCAGGGCAAGGTGCTGGAGCTGATCATGACCGCACCACTTGTAGTGGCGCAGTGGATCAATATGCAGTATTACCTGTCAACTGTAGACAACGATAAATTCGGCAGCGGCAGCAAGGTCGTCCACAACGTAGTCGGCGATTTCGGAGTCATGCAAGGTGGACAAGGCGACCTGAGAATGGGGCTGCCGCTGCAATCATTGATGACTGCAGAAGCACGCGTCCATGAACCGATGCGTTTGTTGGCAGTGATCAGAGCGCCGCTGACTGCGATAGACGAAGTTCTGGACAAGCATCCCGAGGTGCGGAAACTCGTCGTCAATCGGTGGATCAGGCTGGTTGGGCTCGACCCGGAAAGCGCAACCTTCTACGAAGCAGAAGACAGCGGCAAGTGGAACAAAATCCACTACACATCTCAAACCGAAGGTTTGACTGACACCGGTAATGGAGCGGGCAATGTCGGTTTCACAATCGATCAAACAGCAATGCCGTTACGCAGGCAAGAGTATTGCCCTCGCAACGAAGCATAA